Proteins encoded within one genomic window of Kibdelosporangium phytohabitans:
- a CDS encoding MFS transporter: MTAGAVTFRSVLAVGEFRALWFAELLSQAGDQLARVALSVLVYQRTNSAALTGLTFALTYLPTMIGGLLLAGLGDRFPRRTVMVVSDVVRAVLVAAMAIPGVPLWLLCLLLTVVVMANGPFKAAQLALLPDILDEQRYVVGLAVRNVTVQSSQVAGFAGGGLLVSLLDPYLALGLDAATFALSALIIQVGVRWRPSARSAKDPVRLTAFGSVWRDPRLRLIALVSWLSLFYIAPESLAAPYAAELGLGALAVGLIMASHPVGSIVGAYVFTRYVTEANRLRSLALMGILAGIPLVFCVFRPELTTSMILFGLTGAFSTAYTLQCAATATRLLPDTGRAQGIGLLATAALTAQGIGALVAGSLADLSGASLAVAFCGMAGVAVAIPLTYAWTRQVHTVGPRT, encoded by the coding sequence ATGACAGCTGGGGCGGTGACCTTCCGGTCAGTGCTGGCCGTCGGCGAGTTCCGGGCGCTCTGGTTCGCGGAGCTGCTGTCCCAGGCAGGGGACCAATTGGCCCGCGTCGCGCTGTCGGTCCTGGTCTACCAGCGCACCAACTCGGCCGCGCTGACCGGGCTGACCTTCGCGCTGACCTACCTGCCGACCATGATCGGCGGGCTGCTGCTCGCGGGCCTGGGTGACCGGTTCCCGCGCCGGACCGTCATGGTCGTCTCCGACGTCGTGCGCGCGGTGCTCGTGGCCGCGATGGCGATCCCCGGCGTTCCGCTGTGGCTGCTGTGTCTCCTGTTGACGGTTGTGGTGATGGCCAACGGGCCGTTCAAGGCGGCGCAACTGGCTCTGTTGCCGGACATTCTCGACGAACAGCGTTATGTCGTCGGACTGGCCGTCCGCAACGTCACCGTGCAGTCGTCCCAGGTCGCCGGGTTCGCGGGCGGCGGTTTGCTGGTCAGCCTGCTCGATCCGTACCTGGCGTTGGGGTTGGACGCGGCCACGTTCGCCTTGTCCGCGTTGATCATCCAGGTGGGTGTGCGGTGGCGGCCGTCCGCCAGGTCCGCGAAGGACCCCGTCCGGCTGACGGCGTTCGGTTCGGTGTGGCGGGATCCGCGACTGCGGCTGATCGCGCTGGTGTCGTGGTTGTCGTTGTTCTACATCGCGCCGGAGAGCCTGGCCGCGCCGTACGCCGCCGAGCTCGGGCTCGGTGCGCTCGCCGTGGGCCTGATCATGGCCAGCCATCCGGTCGGCAGCATCGTCGGGGCGTACGTGTTCACCCGCTACGTCACCGAAGCCAACCGGCTGCGGTCACTGGCGCTGATGGGTATCCTCGCGGGAATCCCTCTGGTGTTCTGCGTTTTCCGGCCGGAACTGACCACATCCATGATCCTCTTCGGACTGACCGGCGCCTTCAGCACGGCGTACACGCTCCAATGTGCCGCAACCGCGACACGGTTACTGCCCGACACCGGACGCGCGCAGGGAATCGGCCTGCTCGCGACGGCAGCCCTTACCGCGCAAGGCATCGGCGCTCTGGTCGCGGGGTCGCTGGCTGATCTGAGCGGCGCATCGCTCGCCGTCGCGTTCTGCGGCATGGCCGGTGTCGCGGTCGCGATCCCGTTGACCTACGCGTGGACCAGGCAGGTTCACACGGTCGGACCGCGGACGTGA
- a CDS encoding MFS transporter: MTLLDVSIVNVALPSMQIGLQAGAGAVQWVVSGYALTFGLTLVAGGRLGDALGRRRIFMLALAGFVVTSALAGAAPSIELLIIARLLQGATAGMLTPQSSGLIQNLFHGAERGKAFGFMGATIGISTAVGPVLGGLIIAAFGAESGWRWVFYVNVPIGIAALIVAARVLPKEDRRGVGVRSEIDFAGAALLGAAVVALLFPIVQVESGKLGQWWWLLPIAVVLGFLFVRWEKNAGGRGRAPLLDLRLFTTTKGYSSGVAIGTVYFSGFSGIFVVMAMFFQTGLQYTALQSGLVVTSFALGSSVSSAVAGRLVAKWGRRITVTALSAVVIGLVGSAVVVLVAPADEVGFWITIPLLVAGLGGGAVISPNITMALENVPTHMAGAAGGALQTGQRIGTAVGTALMVAAYHAGANLADGRPNVGAAVAFGTATLATLVALSLALRELRSRRTCNVDENLSQRSVISGQ, encoded by the coding sequence ATGACCCTGCTGGACGTCAGCATCGTCAACGTCGCGCTGCCGTCGATGCAGATCGGGCTGCAGGCGGGCGCCGGAGCCGTGCAGTGGGTGGTCTCCGGTTACGCGCTGACCTTCGGGCTCACGCTGGTCGCGGGCGGCAGGCTGGGCGACGCGCTCGGCCGCAGGCGGATCTTCATGCTCGCGCTGGCCGGGTTCGTGGTGACCAGCGCGCTGGCCGGGGCGGCGCCGTCGATCGAGCTGCTGATCATCGCCCGGCTGTTGCAAGGTGCGACAGCCGGGATGCTCACGCCGCAGAGCTCGGGGCTCATCCAGAACCTGTTCCACGGCGCCGAACGCGGCAAGGCGTTCGGGTTCATGGGTGCGACGATCGGCATATCCACCGCGGTCGGTCCGGTGCTCGGTGGTCTGATCATCGCCGCGTTCGGTGCGGAATCCGGTTGGCGGTGGGTGTTCTACGTCAACGTGCCGATCGGGATCGCCGCGCTGATCGTCGCCGCCCGCGTACTGCCCAAAGAGGACCGTCGCGGTGTCGGTGTCCGGTCCGAGATCGACTTCGCCGGCGCCGCGTTGCTCGGCGCGGCGGTGGTGGCCCTGCTGTTCCCGATCGTCCAAGTGGAGAGCGGGAAACTCGGGCAGTGGTGGTGGTTGCTCCCGATCGCCGTCGTACTGGGATTCCTGTTCGTCCGCTGGGAGAAGAACGCGGGCGGGCGCGGTCGTGCGCCGCTGCTGGACCTGCGGTTGTTCACCACCACGAAGGGCTATTCGTCCGGCGTGGCTATCGGCACGGTGTATTTCTCCGGATTCTCCGGCATCTTCGTGGTGATGGCGATGTTCTTCCAGACTGGTTTGCAGTACACCGCATTGCAATCGGGGTTGGTCGTAACGTCGTTCGCGCTCGGCTCCTCGGTTTCGTCGGCGGTGGCTGGACGGCTGGTGGCCAAGTGGGGCCGCCGGATCACGGTGACCGCACTGAGCGCAGTCGTCATAGGACTTGTCGGCAGTGCGGTAGTCGTCCTTGTCGCACCGGCTGACGAGGTCGGGTTCTGGATCACGATCCCGTTGCTGGTCGCGGGACTCGGTGGTGGTGCGGTGATCTCACCGAACATCACCATGGCGCTGGAGAACGTGCCGACACACATGGCAGGTGCCGCTGGTGGCGCGCTGCAGACAGGGCAGCGAATCGGCACAGCCGTCGGGACAGCGTTGATGGTGGCGGCGTATCACGCCGGAGCCAACCTCGCGGACGGGCGCCCGAACGTCGGCGCGGCCGTGGCATTCGGGACCGCGACGCTGGCCACGCTCGTCGCGCTGAGTCTTGCGCTCAGGGAACTGCGGTCTCGCAGAACCTGCAACGTCGATGAAAATTTGTCCCAACGGTCTGTGATATCCGGTCAGTAA
- a CDS encoding tetratricopeptide repeat protein, translated as MGRRHALVIASQCQGLNPLSFLPAAAHEMAETLLDPSIGGCVSAIEDSPVLIDPTVTELDDAVTEAFERASEDEATLFIALVGHGEYTYDDFYFLVSDTTLPPTSRTAFLLAQRIRELLGQHSLLDGLVLLLDTCHAGIAAQQAGNRWIQIVGQAGRRFEVLTASDERTAANGCFSKQLVKVLRSGHPALGERLRCPDMKVVLSGLCPAQTAVHLAFDGRREITAGDEGLWLAMNTSETWRSSMAADNPAADLIDRLTRDYVVPQELRTLVGHLMMGVETITVAGRAGAGKSRLMAALARPSVAPELLPPKLMDAVVFLSGTDTFEGIAVELARQLSRNVPGFADAARDFESTVDPAEWRAADAFERAVSGPLGLCRAPARIAVDGIDQVGMGVSGRLRSALGRVRAQVVLSTRYPAQGAVTVWLGPEPTSDAEPESPADGDESDERPYETRSEGPLDLVDLLATTRNARVPTTVLVAASGKPLSTVRDLLVQNNFVTRLEPGTPRETVVYAGSGSGNPHAHSAIADALLDLAPPADRASGSPEQVYADAALAEHLWYADRHDEIVECLESRGSSVPAENHATWELWRDNLGIAPGADFRPTIVATARYLTSMVKIGELAEASREFQVLLPRAERVLAVDDPELFVIRNNIGYLLFETGEAGQAVAHLRSVIEDASRQLGARHEETLHARHLLAVATGKLGDAVNSARLSAELIPDAEQVLGPDHEVTINARLNYDFHTLKSGNPPPLFFENKRRLAEFVAGLRDDDPRAVGVGVFLYWDDPAGLKPFVERSKRLHRRDNHPETVKIEARVRELGG; from the coding sequence GTGGGAAGAAGGCATGCGTTGGTGATCGCGTCCCAGTGCCAGGGGCTGAACCCGTTGTCGTTCCTGCCCGCCGCCGCCCACGAGATGGCCGAAACCCTGTTGGATCCCTCGATCGGCGGTTGCGTATCCGCGATCGAGGACAGCCCGGTGCTCATCGACCCGACCGTGACCGAGCTGGACGACGCCGTGACCGAGGCCTTCGAGCGCGCGTCGGAGGACGAGGCCACGCTGTTCATCGCGTTGGTCGGGCACGGCGAGTACACCTACGACGACTTCTACTTCCTGGTCAGCGACACCACACTGCCGCCGACCAGCCGCACGGCTTTCCTGCTGGCCCAGCGGATCCGTGAACTGCTCGGGCAGCATTCGCTGCTCGACGGCCTGGTGTTGCTGCTGGACACCTGCCACGCCGGGATCGCCGCCCAGCAGGCAGGCAACCGGTGGATCCAGATCGTCGGCCAGGCAGGCCGCCGTTTCGAGGTGCTCACCGCGTCCGACGAGCGCACCGCCGCCAACGGCTGCTTCAGCAAGCAGCTGGTGAAGGTGCTGCGCTCCGGCCATCCCGCGCTGGGCGAGCGGTTGCGTTGCCCGGACATGAAAGTCGTGCTGTCCGGGCTGTGCCCGGCGCAGACCGCCGTGCACCTGGCGTTCGACGGCAGGCGGGAGATCACCGCGGGCGACGAGGGCCTGTGGCTGGCCATGAACACCTCCGAGACGTGGCGTTCGTCGATGGCCGCCGACAACCCGGCGGCCGACCTGATCGACCGGCTGACGCGGGACTACGTTGTGCCGCAGGAACTGCGGACGCTAGTCGGGCACCTGATGATGGGCGTCGAGACGATCACCGTGGCCGGGCGGGCGGGTGCGGGCAAATCCCGGCTGATGGCCGCGCTCGCCCGGCCGTCGGTTGCGCCCGAACTGCTGCCGCCGAAGCTGATGGACGCGGTCGTCTTCCTGTCCGGTACGGACACCTTCGAAGGGATCGCCGTCGAACTGGCCAGGCAGCTCAGCCGGAACGTGCCGGGCTTCGCCGACGCCGCGCGTGACTTCGAGTCGACTGTGGATCCCGCCGAGTGGCGGGCAGCGGACGCGTTCGAACGCGCCGTGTCGGGGCCGCTCGGACTGTGCCGCGCTCCGGCCCGGATCGCCGTCGACGGGATCGACCAGGTCGGTATGGGTGTCAGCGGCCGTCTGCGGTCCGCGTTGGGTCGTGTACGAGCTCAAGTCGTGCTGTCGACGCGGTATCCCGCCCAAGGCGCGGTGACGGTCTGGCTCGGCCCGGAGCCCACTTCCGACGCTGAGCCCGAGTCCCCGGCCGACGGCGACGAGTCGGACGAACGCCCGTACGAGACGCGCTCGGAAGGACCACTGGACCTGGTCGACCTGTTGGCCACGACCCGCAACGCCCGGGTGCCGACCACAGTCCTGGTCGCCGCGAGCGGAAAGCCACTCAGCACAGTCCGGGATTTGCTGGTGCAGAACAACTTCGTCACCCGGTTGGAGCCCGGCACGCCCCGGGAGACCGTCGTGTACGCGGGCAGTGGGTCCGGCAACCCACACGCGCACTCCGCGATCGCCGACGCGCTGCTGGACCTGGCGCCGCCTGCCGACCGGGCATCCGGCAGCCCGGAGCAGGTCTACGCGGACGCCGCGCTGGCCGAGCACCTCTGGTACGCCGACCGCCACGACGAGATCGTGGAATGCCTGGAGAGCCGCGGTTCCTCGGTCCCCGCCGAGAACCACGCGACGTGGGAACTGTGGCGCGACAACCTCGGGATCGCGCCCGGCGCGGACTTCCGGCCCACGATCGTGGCCACCGCGCGGTACCTGACGTCCATGGTGAAGATCGGCGAGCTCGCCGAGGCTTCCCGTGAATTCCAGGTGCTGCTGCCGCGCGCGGAGCGGGTCCTCGCGGTCGACGACCCCGAGCTGTTCGTCATCCGCAACAACATCGGTTACCTGCTTTTCGAAACCGGCGAGGCCGGACAGGCCGTGGCGCACCTGCGTTCGGTGATCGAAGACGCTTCGAGGCAACTCGGGGCACGGCACGAGGAAACGCTGCACGCCCGGCACCTCCTCGCGGTCGCCACCGGAAAGCTGGGCGACGCTGTGAATTCCGCGCGGCTGTCGGCCGAGTTGATCCCGGACGCGGAACAGGTACTGGGACCGGACCACGAGGTGACCATCAACGCCCGGCTGAACTACGATTTCCACACCCTCAAATCAGGCAACCCCCCTCCACTGTTTTTCGAGAACAAACGCCGCCTCGCCGAATTCGTGGCAGGGCTGAGGGATGACGATCCGCGTGCCGTCGGGGTCGGTGTCTTCCTCTACTGGGACGATCCGGCCGGGCTCAAGCCGTTCGTCGAACGGTCGAAACGCCTGCACCGCAGGGACAACCACCCGGAAACGGTCAAGATCGAGGCAAGGGTGCGCGAACTCGGCGGGTGA
- a CDS encoding glycosyltransferase family 4 protein: MSLRVALLSYRGKEHCGGQGVYIRHLSRELVALGHRVEVVAGPPYPVVDAGVRLTRVPALDLYAEPDPFRTPRLDELRRLPDWIEFAGMRSGRFTEPLAFSVRVRRYLTSRRFDIVHDNQSLGYGLLGLGIPAVATVHHPVTVDRDLKPGSERWYSFTRMQSRVARRLPLILTVSAASRAEIVSRMGVRAERVRVAPLAADPDFRPGKTVPGRIVCVASSHDPIKGLRYLLAASEQLRRQRECELVVVGRAEPAPGVTFVSNLPSDEYASLLSSAEIVCVPSLFEGFSLPAAEAMACGIPVVATTGGALPEVIGDAGVFVPPGDSAALTRALLDLLDDPGRRAALGQRGIARSGRLSWRRTAEETADCYRELLTC; this comes from the coding sequence GTGAGCCTCCGGGTCGCGCTGCTGTCGTATCGCGGCAAGGAGCACTGCGGTGGCCAGGGCGTCTACATCAGACACCTGAGCCGTGAGCTCGTCGCCTTGGGGCACCGGGTCGAAGTCGTCGCCGGACCGCCGTACCCGGTGGTCGACGCCGGTGTCCGGCTCACGCGAGTGCCCGCGCTGGATCTCTACGCCGAGCCGGATCCGTTCCGCACACCGCGTCTCGACGAACTGCGGCGGCTGCCGGACTGGATCGAGTTCGCCGGAATGCGGTCGGGGCGGTTCACCGAACCGCTCGCGTTCTCCGTGCGGGTCCGCCGATATCTGACATCCCGGCGTTTCGACATCGTGCACGACAACCAGAGCCTCGGCTACGGTTTGCTCGGTCTCGGAATTCCGGCTGTGGCGACCGTGCACCACCCGGTCACCGTCGACCGCGATCTCAAGCCCGGTTCAGAACGGTGGTATTCCTTCACGCGAATGCAGAGCCGTGTCGCGCGGCGGCTTCCGCTGATTCTCACGGTGTCGGCGGCTTCGCGTGCCGAGATCGTTTCGCGGATGGGCGTCCGGGCCGAACGCGTCAGGGTCGCCCCGCTCGCCGCCGATCCGGATTTCCGGCCGGGCAAGACCGTTCCCGGCAGGATCGTCTGTGTCGCCAGTTCGCACGACCCGATCAAAGGACTCCGGTATCTGCTGGCGGCTTCCGAGCAGCTGCGTCGGCAGCGCGAATGCGAACTGGTGGTCGTCGGACGCGCGGAACCAGCGCCCGGCGTCACCTTCGTGTCGAACCTTCCCTCAGACGAATACGCTTCGCTCCTCAGCAGCGCGGAGATCGTGTGCGTTCCTTCGTTGTTCGAGGGATTCTCGCTGCCCGCCGCCGAGGCGATGGCCTGCGGGATACCGGTTGTCGCCACCACCGGCGGGGCGTTGCCCGAAGTGATCGGCGACGCGGGCGTGTTCGTGCCTCCGGGTGATTCCGCCGCGTTGACGAGGGCGTTGCTCGATCTGCTCGACGATCCGGGTCGCCGCGCGGCGCTCGGGCAACGGGGAATCGCGCGTTCGGGCCGGTTGAGCTGGCGCCGGACAGCCGAGGAAACCGCCGACTGCTACCGGGAGCTGCTCACTTGCTGA
- a CDS encoding class I SAM-dependent methyltransferase encodes MLTVHFGRLRIRTGDRVLDLGCGGGRHAFEAAKHGADVIALDLAGADLKDVRDMFAAMAEVGESSGATAAVRASGLALPFPDASFDHVIAAEILEHVPDDVTMITEAARVLKPGGLVAVTVPRWWPERVCWALSDAYHQVEGGHVRIYRRRQLMRRLRDAGLEPVFTHHAHALHSPYWWLKCAVGPEEETALVRLYHRFLLWEIIKRPRSVRVVERALNPLLGKSFVVYARKTAP; translated from the coding sequence TTGCTGACCGTCCACTTCGGGCGTCTCCGGATCCGGACCGGCGATCGTGTGCTGGACCTGGGCTGCGGAGGCGGGCGGCACGCCTTCGAGGCCGCGAAACACGGCGCCGACGTGATCGCGTTGGACCTGGCCGGTGCCGATCTCAAGGACGTCCGCGACATGTTCGCGGCGATGGCCGAGGTCGGGGAATCGTCCGGCGCGACGGCTGCCGTCCGGGCGAGCGGGCTCGCTCTGCCGTTCCCCGACGCGAGTTTCGACCACGTGATCGCGGCGGAGATCCTCGAACACGTACCCGACGACGTCACCATGATCACCGAGGCCGCTCGCGTTCTCAAACCCGGTGGACTGGTCGCGGTGACCGTGCCCCGGTGGTGGCCGGAACGCGTGTGCTGGGCGCTTTCCGATGCCTACCACCAGGTCGAAGGCGGTCACGTCCGCATCTACCGCCGCCGTCAGCTGATGCGGCGGCTGCGTGACGCCGGATTGGAGCCGGTGTTCACGCACCACGCCCATGCGTTGCATTCACCCTACTGGTGGTTGAAATGCGCGGTCGGGCCGGAGGAGGAGACCGCGCTTGTCCGGCTGTACCACCGTTTCCTGCTGTGGGAGATCATCAAGCGGCCGAGGTCGGTCCGGGTGGTGGAACGCGCCCTGAATCCTCTTCTGGGCAAGAGCTTTGTCGTCTACGCGCGGAAGACCGCGCCGTGA